The genomic region CGTCGGTCGCAGAACTCGAGGGCTTCAACATCGATCCCGCCGACAAGCGCGCACAGTGGGAGGAAGCCCTCGAGGTCGCGATCCGCTGCATGGTCGAGGAGCCCTTCAGCGGATTCAAGGGCGAACACGTCGAGATGCCTGCCCGAAACGTGATTCCCAAGCCGCTGCAGAAGCCGCACCCCCCGGTCTGGGTCGCCTGCACCCGCCCGTCCTCGGTGCAGATGGCAGCGCAGAAGGCCATCGGGGCACTGAGCTTCGCCTACACCGGTCCCGAAGCCCTCAAGGAACGTGTTGACGGCTACTACCGCGAGTTCGAGGAGAAGGGTGCCCCCATCACACCCGCCATCAACCCGAATGTGCTCGCCATCGGCGGTGACCTGTCGATGATGGTCGCCAAGAGTGACGACGAGGCGCTCAAGCGGCTTGGCATCGGCGGCGGCTTCTTCTCCTTCGGCATCATGCACTACTACCTGACCGGCATGCACACACCCGGCCGCACCAAGGTGTGGGAGCGCTACGAGGAGGCCGTGAAGGAGGATCCGACGCTGGCGTACGGCCCCGGCCGCGGCGCGATCGGATCGCCGGACACTGTTCGGGAGTTCCTTCGCGGCTACGAGGCCAGCGGTGTCGACGAGATCATCCTGCTGCTCAACCCGCGCAGCCACGAGGGCACGATGGAGTCCATCGAGATCATGGGCAAGGAGATCCTGCCCGAGTTCATCGAGCGCGATGCGAAGGCGGTTGTGGCCAAGGCCAAGCGGCTCGCGCCGGTGATCGATAAGGTCGAAGCGCGTCGGGAAGGTTCCGATGCGCCGCTGTTCGACGAGACCTATGCGTTCGGCGGGTTGCCCACCGGTCGCGGTGGAAAGTTCACCGCGGGCGAGATTCCCGAGGCCATGGCCGAGATCAACGAGGGCCGCGTGCATGCCGCGCAGTTGGCCAAGGAACAAGAGGCGGCTCGCGAGGCGGCCGGCTGAGCGGAACGGGGACGACGGTGTCTGAGTATCACGACCTGACGAGCTACGCGGCGCAGCGCGTCGTGGTGACGGGCTGCGCATCGGGCATCGGCGCGGCGCTGGTGAGCCAGTTGGCTGACCTGGGTGCATACGTTGTTGGCCTCGATGTGTGCCCGCCGTCGTTCGCGGTCAACGAGTTCCACTCGGTGGACCTGTCGGATCCGGACTCGATCGACGCCGCTATCGAGGCCGTCAACGGCCCGGTGGACCGCCTATTCAACGTCGCCGGGGTGTCCTCGGGGATCAAGGACCCGCTACGGGTGGTGACGATCAACTTCCTCGGCACCCGACGCCTCACCGAGGGGTTGATACCGGCGATGCCACCGGGATCGGCGATCGCCAGCGTCTCCTCGCTCGCGGCCTCGGGGTACCGGGAGAACGCGAGTGTCACCGCAGGCCTGCTGGACACACCTGACATGTCTGCGGGCATCGAGTGGTGTGAGCGCCATCCGGAGGCGCTGGCCGACGGCGGCTACCGGCTGTCCAAGGAGGCGCTCATTCTCTACGGCATGGCCAACGTGGCCACGCTGGGCGCCAAGGGAATCCGGATCAATGCCACCGCGCCCGGCGTCACGGACACCCCGATCCTGGACCAGTTGCGCGGTGCCTACGGGGAGTTGTTCCTAAAGGCCTTCCGCACCCCGCTGGGGCGCGTCGCGGAGCCCGCCGAGCAGGCCAGCGTGCTGGTGTTCCTCAACAGTGACGCGGCGAGTTACATCACCGGACAGGTCATCTGGGCGGACGGCGGCACGGTGGCGGAGAAGATGTTCGGCGACCTGGCAGACGCCAGAGAGGTCGAGAGACGAAGGACGCAGCATGGCCAGCATGGCTGACTTTCGGCGGGTTGCCGACGACGTCCGCA from Mycolicibacterium sp. YH-1 harbors:
- a CDS encoding LLM class flavin-dependent oxidoreductase: MKISLFYEFPLPRPWSEDDEHQLFQHGLDEVEAADKAGFSTVWLTEHHFLEEYCHSTAPEMFLAAASQRTKDIRLGFGVMHLPPTINHPARIAERVATLDHLSNGRVEFGTGEGSSVAELEGFNIDPADKRAQWEEALEVAIRCMVEEPFSGFKGEHVEMPARNVIPKPLQKPHPPVWVACTRPSSVQMAAQKAIGALSFAYTGPEALKERVDGYYREFEEKGAPITPAINPNVLAIGGDLSMMVAKSDDEALKRLGIGGGFFSFGIMHYYLTGMHTPGRTKVWERYEEAVKEDPTLAYGPGRGAIGSPDTVREFLRGYEASGVDEIILLLNPRSHEGTMESIEIMGKEILPEFIERDAKAVVAKAKRLAPVIDKVEARREGSDAPLFDETYAFGGLPTGRGGKFTAGEIPEAMAEINEGRVHAAQLAKEQEAAREAAG
- a CDS encoding coniferyl-alcohol dehydrogenase codes for the protein MSEYHDLTSYAAQRVVVTGCASGIGAALVSQLADLGAYVVGLDVCPPSFAVNEFHSVDLSDPDSIDAAIEAVNGPVDRLFNVAGVSSGIKDPLRVVTINFLGTRRLTEGLIPAMPPGSAIASVSSLAASGYRENASVTAGLLDTPDMSAGIEWCERHPEALADGGYRLSKEALILYGMANVATLGAKGIRINATAPGVTDTPILDQLRGAYGELFLKAFRTPLGRVAEPAEQASVLVFLNSDAASYITGQVIWADGGTVAEKMFGDLADAREVERRRTQHGQHG